The Cellulomonas wangleii genome includes a region encoding these proteins:
- a CDS encoding CinA family protein, whose amino-acid sequence MSAAPAAVLDAAARRGWSLAVAESLTGGLVTATLVDVPGASRVLRGGVVAYATELKASVLGVDAALLAARGAVDPEVAVAMAAGVRQRLGADVGLATTGVAGPDQQDGHAPGTVHVAVVTPEARHVRSLDLPGDRRDVRAAACAAVLSLAAQVLGP is encoded by the coding sequence GTGAGTGCCGCGCCGGCCGCCGTCCTCGACGCCGCGGCACGGCGCGGGTGGTCGCTGGCCGTCGCGGAGTCGCTCACCGGTGGTCTGGTGACGGCCACGCTCGTGGACGTGCCGGGCGCCTCACGCGTCCTGCGTGGGGGCGTGGTCGCGTACGCCACCGAGCTCAAGGCGAGCGTCCTGGGGGTCGACGCGGCCCTGCTCGCGGCGCGCGGTGCGGTGGATCCCGAGGTGGCGGTCGCGATGGCGGCGGGGGTACGGCAGCGCCTCGGCGCGGACGTGGGCCTGGCGACCACGGGCGTGGCGGGGCCCGACCAGCAGGACGGCCACGCACCGGGCACGGTGCACGTCGCGGTGGTCACCCCCGAGGCACGCCACGTGCGCAGCCTGGACCTGCCGGGCGACCGCCGGGACGTCCGCGCCGCGGCCTGCGCCGCTGTGCTGAGCCTCGCTGCGCAGGTGCTCGGCCCCTGA
- the pgsA gene encoding CDP-diacylglycerol--glycerol-3-phosphate 3-phosphatidyltransferase — protein sequence MVSDAPSAWNAANVVTVLRIAVVPLFAVALLADGGHTVGGRLLATGLFVLAAASDRLDGWLARRSGQVTDLGKMLDPIADKLLIGSALVLLSWLGDLWWWVTVLVLVRELGITVMRFFLLRYVVLPASRGGKLKTVLQAVAISLYLLPLDHLPAFVGVPAAVVMAAAVLVTVLTGLDYVRDAARIRRAAGLPPAAGL from the coding sequence GTGGTCTCCGACGCTCCCTCCGCCTGGAACGCGGCCAACGTCGTCACCGTGCTGCGCATCGCCGTTGTCCCGCTCTTCGCCGTGGCGTTGCTGGCCGACGGCGGTCACACCGTCGGTGGCCGGCTGCTGGCCACGGGGCTCTTCGTCCTCGCCGCCGCGTCGGATCGGCTCGACGGCTGGCTCGCGCGCCGCTCCGGCCAGGTGACCGACCTCGGCAAGATGCTCGACCCGATCGCGGACAAGCTGCTCATCGGCAGCGCACTGGTGCTGCTGTCGTGGTTGGGGGACCTCTGGTGGTGGGTCACCGTGCTGGTCCTGGTGCGTGAGCTCGGCATCACCGTCATGCGGTTCTTCCTGCTGCGGTACGTCGTGCTGCCGGCCTCCCGCGGCGGCAAGCTCAAGACGGTCCTGCAGGCCGTGGCGATCTCGCTGTACCTGCTCCCGCTGGACCACCTGCCGGCGTTCGTCGGGGTGCCGGCCGCGGTCGTCATGGCCGCCGCCGTCCTGGTCACGGTGCTCACCGGGCTCGACTACGTGCGGGACGCCGCCCGCATCCGGCGCGCAGCCGGCCTGCCGCCGGCGGCAGGGCTGTGA
- a CDS encoding helix-turn-helix domain-containing protein → MVVLRREIGDVLRDARQRQGRTLREVSSAARVSLGYLSEVERGQKEASSELLSSICDALDVPLSLVLREVSDRVAVAEGLLIPDTVPADLTACAGVGGTERALGGDAGWAMPRSELAPVG, encoded by the coding sequence ATGGTCGTCCTGCGACGAGAGATCGGCGACGTCCTGCGGGACGCGCGCCAGCGCCAGGGCCGCACCCTGCGTGAGGTCTCCTCGGCCGCCCGCGTCTCGCTGGGGTACCTCAGCGAGGTCGAGCGCGGGCAGAAGGAGGCGTCGTCGGAGCTGCTGAGCAGCATCTGCGACGCGCTCGACGTACCGCTCTCCCTCGTGCTGCGCGAGGTCAGCGACCGTGTCGCCGTGGCGGAGGGTCTGCTGATCCCCGACACCGTGCCGGCGGACCTGACGGCCTGCGCGGGCGTCGGCGGTACCGAGCGAGCGCTCGGCGGCGACGCCGGGTGGGCGATGCCGCGCTCGGAGCTCGCGCCCGTCGGCTGA
- a CDS encoding DNA-formamidopyrimidine glycosylase family protein, with product MPEGDVLRRTAAHLDRALAGRRLLRADLRWPTAAAVDLVGRTVLGTRPYGKHLLTRFDDGRTLHTHLRMDGTWRIVPTGGPRAGARAPDVRAVLGDERWTAVGHHLGMLDVVPTSTERTLLAHLGPDVLDGDFDTTPGVPWAGPPVLDLPTPGIEEALRRWAAQGARPVAEVLLDQRVVVGIGTIFTAEALFARGWWPWAPASEVTDADEVLRAARALLRASVAQGRPTAAVYGRQGRTCLRCGARVARGDVGEQPTQRQVYWCPGCQVRGRP from the coding sequence GTGCCCGAGGGTGACGTGCTGCGGCGCACCGCCGCGCACCTGGACCGGGCGCTGGCCGGCCGTCGCCTGCTCCGGGCCGACCTGCGCTGGCCCACCGCGGCGGCGGTCGACCTGGTCGGCCGCACCGTGCTCGGCACGCGGCCGTACGGCAAGCACCTGCTCACCCGCTTCGACGACGGCCGCACCCTGCACACGCACCTGCGCATGGACGGGACATGGCGCATCGTCCCCACGGGCGGGCCGCGCGCGGGTGCCCGCGCGCCCGACGTCCGGGCCGTCCTGGGTGACGAGCGCTGGACGGCGGTGGGCCACCACCTCGGCATGCTCGACGTGGTTCCCACGAGCACGGAGCGAACGCTGCTCGCGCACCTCGGCCCCGACGTCCTCGACGGCGACTTCGACACCACGCCGGGCGTCCCGTGGGCGGGACCACCGGTGCTGGACCTGCCCACCCCGGGGATCGAGGAGGCGCTGCGCCGCTGGGCGGCTCAGGGTGCCCGGCCCGTCGCGGAGGTCCTGCTCGACCAGCGGGTCGTGGTCGGCATCGGCACGATCTTCACCGCCGAGGCGCTGTTCGCGCGGGGGTGGTGGCCCTGGGCCCCGGCGTCGGAGGTGACGGACGCCGACGAGGTGCTGCGCGCGGCCCGGGCGCTGCTGCGGGCCTCGGTCGCGCAGGGCAGGCCCACAGCGGCCGTCTACGGCCGGCAGGGTCGCACGTGCCTGCGGTGCGGTGCGCGCGTCGCGCGCGGGGACGTGGGCGAGCAGCCCACGCAGCGGCAGGTCTACTGGTGCCCGGGGTGCCAGGTGCGCGGTCGTCCCTGA